In Rutidosis leptorrhynchoides isolate AG116_Rl617_1_P2 chromosome 2, CSIRO_AGI_Rlap_v1, whole genome shotgun sequence, one genomic interval encodes:
- the LOC139888620 gene encoding uncharacterized protein — protein MTSYVKYLQYGALPADSIEARRIKVNATLYVLDNGVLYRRSFNSPNLRCLGPRQAANVLSEMHEGLCAQHSAYWTIVARIMRQGYYWQTVYRDTTEIIKTCDACQRHGTVQSLLKYDLILVFSAWPFCKWAIDIVGPTIPKRNQFAVNPFKRWCEELSIKQTFTSVAHLQANGQVEVTNEEIVTGIKARLGLSQTKWVSEVPYVSWTHRAMPKWYRSA, from the exons ATGACATCGTATGTTAAGTACTTGCAATACGGAGCACTGCCAGCGGATTCTATAGAAGCAAGACGGATAAAAGTAAATGCTACGTTGTACGTTCTGGATAATGGAGTACTTTACAGAAGGTCATTTAACAGTCCAAATTTGAGATGCCTAGGACCACGACAAGCAGCAAATGTATTAAGCGAAATGCATGAAGGATTGTGTGCACAACATTCTGCTTACTGGACTATTGTGGCACGGATTATGAGACAAGGATACTACTGGCAAACAGTTTACAGAGACACGACAGAGATAATTAAAACATGTGATGCATGCCAAAGGCATGGTACCGTTCAAAGTCTACTGAAGTATGATCTTATTTTAGTTTTTTCTGCATGGCCATTCTGTAAATGGGCCATTGATATAGTGGGACCGACCATTCCTAAGAG GAATCAATTTGCTGTGAATCCATTTAAAAGATGGTGTGAAGAGCTAAGCATAAAACAAACATTCACTTCTGTAGCTCACCTACAGGCAAATGGCCAAGTCGAAGTAACAAATGAAGAAATTGTAACTGGAATAAAAGCTAGACTGGGTTTAAGTCAAACAAAATGGGTTAGTGAAGTTCCATATGTTTCGTGGACTCACCGCGCAATGCCAAAATGGTACCGTTCTGCCTAG